ATGCCTTCCATCAAATCAGCAGAAGGACTGCTAATGACACTGTCTCCTTCATTCAGACCGCTCGTGATTTCTACATTCAAGTCGCTTTCGGTACCTGTTTTTACTGGACGTTTTTTCGCCAGACCGTCTTCTACTACCCATACAAATGAACCGCTTGGATCATTCACAACGGCTTGGAAAGGGACAACAAGAATGTTGTTTTTATTGGTGATCATAATATCCACATCTACATTAAAGCCAGGCTTTAGCACAGAGACGGCTTGATCTAATTCCAATGTTACATTTACTTTTGTTTTTCCTGTCGTTTCGCCTTTTTGAATCTTCGTTGCCAGTGGCGAGATACGAGTTACGGTAGCTTCTGCTTTTTCTTTGCCCATAGAAGTACCACTTACGAGTGCTTTTTGCCCTACTTGAATATCTTTTACATCTGATTCGTTAATATCTGCGACTACTTGTAATTTTGATAGGTCACCCATCGTAATAATTTCTGTACCCTTCGTAACGGCTTGACCATTCTTAGCATCCACTTTCAAAATGGTACCTGTGAATGGAGCTACCACTGTGGATTGAGAGCTTTGCTTCGCTAGCTCTGCTTTTTTTACGTTTAGCTGATTAATTTGTGCTTGAACAGAAGCAATATCTGTGCTTTTTGGACCTTTTTTATTTAGGGCTAGTTCACTTTGGGACATTGTAAGAGATGATTGCGCTTGTGATAAAGAGTCCTTAGCCTTGTCCAATTCAGTTGCGGGAGAAGCACCAGCCTCAACCAATTGTTTGGTACGGTTGTATTCCTTCTGGGCAGATGCAACCTTTTCTTTCTCCTGACGAACACGTTCCTCCTGTTGGGCAATCGTTTCAGGTTCTTTGCCTGATTTTACACGATTAAGTTCAGCCTGCTGCGAAGCGATTTGCGCATTAATAGAAGCGATTTCGCTCGATAGATCGGTTACATCTATACTACCAATAACCTGGTTAGCAGTAACATTGTCCCCCTCTTGTACAGTAAATTGTAACAGGGTCCCATTATTTGGGGAGAAGAGCGTCACCTCTTGCTTTGCTTTAACCATTCCTGATGCCATTACCTTGTTTTCAATGCTTCCTTTTGCAACAGGAGTGACGGAAACAGGAAGGCCCGTTGCGTCGACAGCGGTCATTTTAAAATAACCATA
This is a stretch of genomic DNA from Brevibacillus laterosporus DSM 25. It encodes these proteins:
- a CDS encoding efflux RND transporter periplasmic adaptor subunit; this translates as MKKRWWGVIAAGVVVVGAYGYFKMTAVDATGLPVSVTPVAKGSIENKVMASGMVKAKQEVTLFSPNNGTLLQFTVQEGDNVTANQVIGSIDVTDLSSEIASINAQIASQQAELNRVKSGKEPETIAQQEERVRQEKEKVASAQKEYNRTKQLVEAGASPATELDKAKDSLSQAQSSLTMSQSELALNKKGPKSTDIASVQAQINQLNVKKAELAKQSSQSTVVAPFTGTILKVDAKNGQAVTKGTEIITMGDLSKLQVVADINESDVKDIQVGQKALVSGTSMGKEKAEATVTRISPLATKIQKGETTGKTKVNVTLELDQAVSVLKPGFNVDVDIMITNKNNILVVPFQAVVNDPSGSFVWVVEDGLAKKRPVKTGTESDLNVEITSGLNEGDSVISSPSADLMEGMPVMAMEAGVPGAA